The following are from one region of the Nymphaea colorata isolate Beijing-Zhang1983 chromosome 7, ASM883128v2, whole genome shotgun sequence genome:
- the LOC116258131 gene encoding cytochrome c yields the protein MASFGEAPPGDAKAGEKIFKTKCAQCHTVEKGAGHKQGPNLNGLFGRQSGTAAGYSYSAANKNRAVTWEESTLYDYLLNPKKYIPGTKMVFPGLKKPQERADLIAYLKESTAS from the exons ATGGCGTCGTTTGGGGAGGCTCCGCCGGGAGATGCGAAGGCTGGGGAGAAGATCTTCAAGACCAAGTGCGCTCAGTGCCACACCGTCGAGAAGGGAGCCGGCCACAAACaag GTCCCAATTTGAATGGCCTATTTGGAAGGCAGTCTGGTACAGCCGCTGGATATTCCTATTCTGCTGCCAACAAGAATAGGGCAGTTACGTGGGAGGAGTCAACCTTGTACGATTATTTGCTCAATCCAAAGAAG TACATACCTGGCACAAAGATGGTTTTCCCTGGCTTGAAGAAGCCTCAAGAACGTGCGGATCTGATTGCATACCTCAAGGAATCAACTGCCTCATAA
- the LOC116257978 gene encoding uncharacterized protein LOC116257978 gives MPLTRLATDAFGVVTISLVVLLVLLGVFCILYLLFFCSRIRRDGFLPLGYFNGPWVVRIMLISLAIWWGFGEIERLDLLRSERRLLHSLSRQWQRNLCRLYILSNFGFAEPSLFVTVVLLLRGSLQKRDSGTLSRQWNARTIAHVLLFCLPVFFFQLVILFVGPIFVNMEGSGASDNGSKKIPFYFTQAYTIEKDESGTIFCTYPLLSTVLHGLFASLLIGYLFYLGAKMVSLVINGGLQKRIYYLLFSVVGLLPIRILFLGFTVLSKPGELPYEVLEFLSFLALLCCTAVAIGILVYFPVADSLELRGWNIESGTRGGGTATRAASLVVSDLDDDNASLIANQSVVELVSSGGRNSDDESTRGGSISFRTMLKDGQSGEHEDVNLFYGSALRLPSPPESPALPGWPRAPVRDAPHSSARDASN, from the coding sequence ATGCCCCTGACCAGACTCGCCACCGATGCATTCGGTGTGGTGACAATATCTCTCGTAGTTCTGTTGGTGTTGCTTGGTGTGTTTTGCATTTTGTACCTACTTTTCTTCTGCTCTCGCATCCGAAGAGATGGATTTCTACCACTGGGTTATTTTAATGGCCCTTGGGTGGTGCGTATCATGCTTATTTCGTTAGCCATTTGGTGGGGCTTTGGAGAAATTGAGCGGCTCGATCTTCTTAGAAGTGAAAGGAGGCTTCTGCATTCCTTGAGCCGGCAATGGCAGAGGAATTTGTGCAGGCTGTATATTCTCTCAAACTTTGGCTTTGCAGAGCCGAGCCTCTTCGTCACTGTGGTGCTTCTGCTTCGTGGTTCTCTTCAGAAAAGAGACTCAGGGACGTTAAGCAGGCAGTGGAACGCAAGGACTATTGCGCATGTTCTTCTCTTTTGCCTGCCCGTTTTCTTCTTCCAGCTAGTTATTCTATTTGTTGGGCCCATTTTCGTCAACATGGAAGGTTCAGGAGCTTCAGATAATGGATCGAAGAAAATTCCCTTTTATTTCACGCAGGCTTACACCATTGAGAAAGACGAAAGTGGGACTATTTTTTGCACGTATCCGTTGCTGAGCACAGTTCTTCATGGACTCTTTGCGTCCCTATTGATTGGTTATCTCTTCTATCTCGGGGCAAAAATGGTGTCTCTGGTAATCAATGGAGGTCTCCAGAAAAGGATTTACTATTTGCTGTTCTCCGTTGTTGGTTTGCTCCCTATCCGGATTTTGTTTCTGGGATTCACTGTATTGTCAAAGCCAGGGGAGCTACCCTACGAAGTTCTTGAGTTCCTATCCTTTCTAGCACTGTTGTGCTGTACAGCTGTTGCAATTGGGATTCTTGTCTATTTTCCTGTTGCCGATTCACTGGAACTGAGAGGCTGGAACATAGAATCTGGTACGAGGGGAGGTGGGACTGCAACAAGGGCCGCATCGTTGGTCGTCAGCGATCTTGATGATGATAATGCTTCACTCATTGCTAACCAGAGCGTCGTTGAGTTAGTTTCCAGTGGAGGAAGGAACTCAGACGACGAATCGACGAGGGGTGGGTCTATCTCTTTTCGGACAATGCTGAAAGATGGCCAGTCAGGGGAACACGAGGATGTCAATCTTTTCTATGGCAGCGCCTTGCGCCTTCCTTCTCCACCGGAGTCTCCAGCACTTCCAGGATGGCCGAGGGCACCAGTCAGAGACGCCCCCCATTCATCTGCTCGAGATGCATCCAATTGA